The following nucleotide sequence is from Flavimarina sp. Hel_I_48.
AGGTGGTGGTTTTGCCATTTATGAAGGCGTCCATTCCCTACAGTCACCAGAGCCCATCACAGATCCCCTATGGAATTATTGTGTGCTGGGTGCAGCAATAGTTTTTGAAGGGATTTCCTTGATTATTGCCATAAAAACCTTTAATAAAAGCCATAAAACAGGCGGTTTGCTGTCTAATATTATCAAAAGTAAAGATCCCGCAAATTTTGCCGTGATCATTGAAGATTCTGCCGCTGTTGCCGGCCTGGTTATCGCTTTGGTAGGCGTGTTTCTATCGCAGCAACTTGACAATCCTTACATTGACGGTTCAGCATCCATTCTTATAGGTCTCTTATTACTGGGTGTGGCCACCTTTCTTGCGCGGGAGACTAAAGGCCTGTTACTAGGAGAAAGTGCAAGTCCTGCCATAATTAAAGGCATTGAGAACATATTGCGCCAGCATAAAAACGTTAAAACCTTCCAACCGCCCAAGACTATGCACCTGGGCCCCGTGAATATTCTTGTGGTCATAGATCTGGACATTGTAGAGGATATTCCGCTTATAAACGCAGAAGAGGAAGTCGCACGTATACGTGAGGAAGTGGCAGAGGTCTCCCCACGAATAGACCTTGTGGTTATACAAACTTCTAATACGATAAAACGTAAAGGAATGACTAAAAATCAATAACCTTTGAAAGCCTGCTTTCAATCTCCTGGGCCTGTTTAATAATTTCATTGGGATAACCGTTTATTTCCAGGATTTTGATGGCATTTCGTGTTTTTAAAGGTCCGTTTTTCAGCTTATGGTCAAAGGATAATTCGCTGTCTTCTATACTTTCGGTAAAATGATACAGTTCAAAATCCCTGGGATTCAGCAATTGGGTAAGTTTCATGTCATGTGTGGCGACCATGACAAAATGCTGTTCTTTATTCAAAAATGAAATAATAGAAGCACCAGCGGAAACACGCTCCATCGTATTGGTGCCTTTTAGCAGTTCGTCCATTACAAACAGACAGGGATTACTATCATCTGACGATGCCACAAGGGTTTTAATACGCAGAACCTCTTCAAGATAATAACTCTTCTGATTGAGCAGATCGTCAGCAATACGTATCGCTGAGTATATTTTAAAAAAGGGGGTGGAATACCTTTTCGCAAAGCAAATATGAAGGGTTTGTGCCAATAATGCATTGATAGCAGCAGCCCTGATAAACGTGGTTTTTCCAGACATATTAGAACCTGTAATAAGCATACTTTTATTCGAAATATCAAGATCATTAGGCACACATTCTGTCAAAAGCGGATGGGTCAATTCAGTATAAAAAATACTATTCCCTGAACTAAAAACAGGTGAACAGGTTACCGTATTGCTTGCCCGTACAGATGCGCAGGAGATGGCAACATCTAGTTCCCCCATAAATTCAAAGAGTTTATTTAAGTTGTTTCGCTCTTTGACGATACGGTCTGCCAATCTATGAAATGCGATATATTCTATGTTAAAAAGTATCTTGATGCATTCTGAAACAATCCAGGATACAGCCATAAATTCATTGAAAAGCTTGCTCTCAGTACTAAGAAATCTAGTTTTATTCCGCATAGAGACAAGTGGTCGCAAGAAATCAAAATCAGTATAAAATGGCTGAATATCTTCATTTCTAGCCATAAATTGGGCTACAGGCACCGCTTTTGAAAATACCTCAAGTCCCCGTATGTAATATCCTATCGTTTCTTTATTGCGGTAATGAAAAATCATATTAACCACAAAAATAAAGGGCAATACTAAACTAAATGCAGGATAGTAAAAACTCAGCCCTAAGGCCGCGAAGGCAGCTATGGAAAGGATATAAAGGAGCATTGCTATTTTTGGCTCTTTTGGTATATTTAAATGGGTCAGTTCCTCAAGTTTGTAGTCTTTGACCTTATTTAACGCTGAAAGTTCTCGCTGAAAAAGGGTTCTTGTTTCCACATTTTCATCAAAAATTGAACTCAACGCTGCAAAGCGCGTTAAATCTTTTTTTGGCTGTACCACACGAAGTTTATAATACAAATATTGCTGTCCTATTTTTGAGGAAGTATGATCCATTCTTTCAAAAACCTGATCAAAGTCCAGATCGTTACAGGTATCATCATCTATAACCTGATACACATTATTTACCACGGTCCTACGATCAAAATAACGACGTATGCTCAGCATATTGAGATAGGACGTTTCTTTGGGTCTTCCCCAGCCTTCTTTAATTGCTTTATAGCGTTTGGATAGCTTTTTCTTTCTCAACAAATGAGTGCACAAAAGAACGCAAACCACAATAAGCGCTGTAACCAGTATTAAGTTCATAGAATGAGAATTCTGTTGTCAGGATCTCAAAGATAACCCATTCAAAACAGACCTTTTTTAGCAGGCCAAGCATCTCTAGAATTTATTGCTGCCGCTGCGCTACTTTAGCTATATTTGCCAAGCCCAGAACAGTATATTCACACCTAAAATTCCCTTATGGCTTTTGAAATTACCGAAGAGCTTATCGAGCAATTGGAACTTCTTATTGAAGCTGGGAATGATCCACAGATCCTTGAACTTCTTCATGAAGTGCACCACGCCGATATTGCCGAGATCCTGGATGAACTCAATACTGAGGAGGCCACACATCTCGTAAAATTACTGGACAGCAGCACCACTTCTGAGGCCCTTATGGAACTCGATGAAGATTTAAGGGAAGAACTGCTGAGCAATCTTACCCCAGAAGAAATAGCGGAAGAGCTTGATGAACTGGACTCTGATGACGCGGTGGATTTTCTTTCTGAACTGAGCGACGAGATTCAACAACAGGTAATTGATGCCATTGAAGATGAAGACCACGCGCGCCATATTATCGAAATGTTGCGCTATGATGAAAATTCTGCCGGTGGTCTCATGGCGCGTGAACTGGTACGTGTGAGGGAAACCTGGACGGTGGCAGGCTGCGTGCGCAAAATGCGCGCACAGGCGCAAAATGTGACCCGTGTCCATTCGGTTTATGTGGTAGATCGCAGGGAACATCTTATAGGTAGGCTCTCGCTCAAGGATTTGCTTACGGCAGAAGCCAAATCAAAAATATCTGACATATACATACCCAATGTTGATGCAGTAAACGTGCATGATACCGGTGAGGAAGTCGCCCGGCTCATGCAAAAATACGATCTTGAGGCTGTTCCCGTGATCAATGATATGGGTGTGCTTCTGGGCCGAATCACCATTGATGATATTGTGGATTTTATACGGGATGAAGCAGATAAAGATTATCAGATGGCTGCGGGTATTTCTGAAGATGTGGAGGCAGATGATACTGTGTGGGAACTTACGCGTGCCCGTTTGCCCTGGTTGGTACTGGGCTTAGTGGGAAGTCTTGCTGCCGTTAATATCATGCAGAGCTTTCAGGGGGCGCTTACCGTACACCCAGAACTTTTCTTTTTCACTCCCCTCGTCGCGGCAGTCGCCGGAAATGTGGGCGTACAATCCAGCGCAATTATCGTGCAGGGACTTGCTAATGATAATGTGACCGGAAGCCCCTGGTTGCGCTTAATCAAAGAAATCAGCATTGGCCTCATCAACGGCCTGGCCCTTGGTATTCTGGTTATAGGCTTTGGCGTTATTGTTGGTTTTGGCTGGTTGTTAAGCTGTACCGTAGCGGTCGCCATGCTTTCCGTAATTATCGTGGCCGCACTGGTGGGCACTTTTGTGCCTATCATCCTTCACATGAGAGGTGTGGATCCTGCCATCGCCACTGGTCCATTTATTACAACGAGCAATGACATTTTCGGGATTCTTATTTATTTTTCCCTGGCCAAATTGATTTTGGGCTTTTAAGCCGAAAATTGGTCAAATTCAGTTAAAAAACTCCTTTAAAGGCGGTAATTGAAAACATGCTCTTGTATTTTCGCGACGCTAAAAAGTTTATTAATTTTAGAATATGAACGCAAAAGCATTTCAATTAAAAGTCACGGTACCAGAAAGTGCCATAGATGGTATGGACCATGTAAACAATGTAAAATATTTACAATGGGTACAGGACGTTGCCGAAGCCCACTGGCAGGACAATTCTGATGCAGAAATGCTTGAAAAATATGCATGGGTCGCGCTAGAACATACCATAAAATACCACGCTCCGGCATTCCTGGATGATGAAATAATCGTTGAAACCTGGGTAGAAAAGTTTGAGGGTGTGCGCTCCATTAGACGTACCAAAATCTTTAGGCCAAAAGACGACAAAATCCTTGCTACGGCAATCACGCAATGGTGTTTATTGAGCATGCCAAAAGGCCGACCTATGCGCGTGCCGGCAGCATTTACCGAAATTTATGAACGTGCCAACCAGTAACTTATGAAAACCATTAATTTTTCAGAAAAACTCAATAAATTTAAAGAGCGTTGGTCACCACATCAAATTGCAGTGGTAGATGATATGCAAGTGCTTCTGGTAAAGATCAAAGATGAATTTGTCTGGCATATGCATGAGGATGAAGATGAACTTTTTCAAGTTATAAAAGGAACACTGATCATGCGTTTCCGCGATAGCGAGCAAATCGTAAAACAGGGAGAGCTTATCGTCGTCCCCAAAGGCGTGGAACATTGTCCCACAACAAAAAATGGAGAAGAAGTACATATTCTCCTCTTCGAAAAACTGACCACAAAACATACCGGCAATGTCACCGCCGAACTTACCAAAACCCAATACCCGAAAATCTAATGTTCACCATACTTCACATTGATAACAATCATCCCCTAATGCTTGACCAGCTTAAAAAAGCAGGTTTTAAAAACGAAGAAGATTATACTTCTTCAAAAGAGGAAATTGAGGAAAAAATTGCAGACTATCAGGGTGTGGTCATCCGCAGCAGGTTTAAAATCGATAAAACCTTCCTGGATAAAGCGACCAACTTAAAATTTATTGCCCGTGTGGGTGCGGGACTTGAGAGTATTGATGAACCTTATGCAGCCGAAAAAGGCGTACTGCTTATTGCAGCTCCTGAAGGAAACCGAAATGCGGTGGGCGAGCAAGCGCTTGGAATGCTGCTTTCCCTCTTCAACAACCTGAATCAGGCAGATGCGGAAGTACGCGAAGGAAAATGGAACCGTGAAGCGAACCGTGGCCTGGAACTGGAAGGAAAAACCGTGGGCCTTATAGGTTATGGAAATATGGGGAAGGCTTTTGCCAAAAAGCTCACAGGTTTTGATTGTGAAGTGCTTTGCCATGATATCAAAGATAATGTGGGTGATAAAAATGCCAGGCAGGTTTCTTTACAGGAATTGCAGGAAAAAGCTGATGTCCTAAGTCTGCATACGCCATGGACACCGCTTACCGACAAAATGATTGACGCGAAATTCATTCACGAGTTTACAAAGCCTTTTTGGCTTATCAATACGGCACGGGGAAAAAGTGTGGTCACCACAGATCTTGTGGAAGCTTTAAAAAGTGAAAAAATATTGGGTGCCGGACTGGACGTGCTGGAATATGAAAAACTTTCTTTTGAAAACCTCTTTACAGACACTCTGCCAGAACCCTTACAGTATCTGGTTGAAGCTAAAAACGTGCTGCTGACGCCACATATCGCGGGATGGACGGTCGAAAGCAAAATTAAACTCGCGCAGACTATCGTGGATAAAATTCTGGCGAATTTTGAGGTTGTAGCTTAGAAAGTCCGGTGGAAATGGTCATTTATAACCAAAAATTGGTTGTTTTTTGACCATTTTTCAGGTATAAATGGCAAGTCTTAGCGCTCTTCCATTTTCTTTTCCAGTTCCTTCTGAAATTCTTCAAGGACTGGTTTTACAGTGCTTTCTGGCAGATCAGCGATACGAATGTACATGAGTCCGTCAATCGCATCGTTAAACAAAGGATCAACATTAAAGGCAACCACTTTTGCGTTTTGCTTAATGTATTTTTTAATGAGCACCGGCACGCGTAGATTTCCGGTTTCCATTTCTTCAATAAGTTTGTCCAGCTTGTTAAGATCGGCTTCGGCTTCATCAAAGACAAATTCCTTATCTGCATCTTTTAATTTTACCTTGAATTCCTTTTTCGGCCTAATATATTGCGCGATATAGGGATCGTAGTAGTGTGACCGCATAAATTCGATCATCAGCGATTTTGAAAAGTTTGAAAACTGATTGCTTATCGTAACCCCGCCTATCAGAAACTTGTGTTCAGGATAGCGCAACGTGGTATGAATAATACCTTTCCACAGTAAAAATAAAGGCATGGGTTTTTGCTGATATTCCTTGATCACAAAAGCGCGTCCCATCTCAATGCTCTCGCCCATCATTTTATGGAGTTCCGGCTCAAACCGAAACAGGCTTTGTGTATAAAAACCATCTATCCCAAACTCAGGTAGTATCTGCGAGCCCATTCCCATTCTGTATGCGCCGGCAATGGTTTTTGCTTCCTGATCCCAAAGGAATAAATGATGATAATGGGCATCATAACGATCCAGATCGCTGGGTTCATTAGTTCCCTCTCCCACGGCCCTAAAGGTGATTTCTCGCAATCTTCCCAGTTCCTTCAGAATGTTTGGTATATCATTGGCTGGCGCCAGAAAAACCTCAAAGTTTTTAGAATGGGTAAGCCTGCGGTTATTGTCCCGAAGCTGGTTTACCTCTTTTTCTATCCAATTCGCGTCAACTGATTTTGCAATTTTCTGCGGTTCGCGGGATACTTTTAAAGAACGGGGCAAAGTACTAAGCAAACTTTTCTTTTCAAATGTACGTGCAAGCATGTACGTTTTACGACGCAAAAATTCTGTGAAATCTGCTATATTTTCATGCTCCTGTTGTGCCTTGACATTGATGGGGTTCCCTATGCGCACCTTGATCACACGGTTTTTCTGCGTAAGCAGTTCCGAAGGGAGCTTCGCGGTACGCAGCGTATCGCTCAACTGTGAAAGCCTGTAAAAAAACCGACTGTTTTTGCCGTGAAAATAGATGGGAACCACCGGTAATTCGGCTTTTTTGATCAATTTCATTGCGGCTTCTTCCCAGGGTCTGTCAATGACAAGTTCTTCATCCTTTAAAGTAGAAACTTCGCCCGCCGGAAAAATGCCCAAAGGAGAACCGCTCCTTAGATGGGAAAGTGCCTGTTTAAAACCGCCTATGCTTGATTTTACATCTTTGCGCTCCTCAAAAGGATTTACCGCCATGACATATGGTTTTAATGGCTCGATGCGATGCAGTAAAAAGTTGCCCATGATCTTAAAATCAGGCCGCTGCTCCACCATGAATTTCAGCAATAAAATACCATCAATACCTCCCAGGGGGTGATTGCTTATGGTTATGTATGCGCCATCTTTGGGAAGGCGTTTAAGATCTTCTTCGGGAATTTCAAAACGCACCTGAAATTCATCCAGGATAGCATCCAGAAACTCCAGGTCACTTAGATGCTTATTGCGGTCATAAACCTCATTGGCCTTTGATATTTTCAAGATACGCATCATGGCCCAACCCATGAATGTACCCACAAAGCCTAATTTATCAACCTTCATGGCATGCGCGACTTCCTTTGCTGTTACTAATCCCATGTAGTGTGGTTGTCTATTTTGGCTAGAAGGGCAAAGATAGCAAAAAACGAGTCGGGAAGTTTACTTAACTACGAGTTGTGCCATATTTCCGGCAACTTGTTTTACCAGAACATTTTTATTAGTCTCAATATCAGCAATGGCCTCCGTCGTAAAATGGCGTATCGTATAGAGTTCAACACCCATTATTATTTCCACTTTAAACCGATTTTTAAGCTCTTCCTTGAGTTCTTCAATCTTATTAAACCTGTCCTCAACACACAGCGAAAAACTAATAGCTGAGTTCTGAAGCAGGTCAATTTTTACACGATAGCGTGCCATGAGATGAAAAACCTCACCCAGGTGCTCTTCAAGCATAAACGAAAAATCACGCGATGAAAGCCTGATTAGGATCTCGTTTTTTTTGAGTATAAAACAGGGAGGCAACCTCATGACGTTGCTACTATCTGCAATACAAGTTCCCGGGGCGGCAGGATCTAAAAAGGGCTTCACATAAAGTGGAATCCCTTTTTTCTGTATAGGCTGCAAGGTCTTGGGATGAATTACCGAAGCGCCATAAAATGCAAGTTCAATCGCTTCATTGTATGAAATGTGGCTCAAAAGCATGGTTTTATCAAAATACCGGGGATCTGCATTAAGAACCCCTGCAACATCCTTCCAGATGGTTACGCTCTCTGCGTTGACGCACGACGCTATAATTGCCGCGGTATAGTCACTTCCCTCACGTCCCAGGGTGGTAGTTTGCCCTGCCTCATTGCTGCCCAAAAAGCCCTGTGTAATATAAGTACGTCCCTCTTTTATTTCCTGAAGTATCACTTTTTCAGTACGGTGCCAGTCAATTTTCGCTTCGCGGAAATTAGCATCGGTGCGCAACAGTTTGCGTATGTCCAACCACTCTACTTCAAAACCATGTTGTTCTAAAACCGCATGTACTATCGTGCTAGACAGAAGTTCGCCATAAGAAACTAGCTGATCGTAGACATAATCATAATTTTGCTGGGTATTAGTGTCAAAAAAGGTATGGATTTCCGCGAAAAAGCCGCTTATTTTGTCAATAAGCGACTGCTTTTTATCCAGAACAAGGGCGTTAATTATGTCGAAATGGTATTCCTGGCAACCTTCTAAAATATCAGTAAACGAATTTGTCTTACTAAAGTAATGTGCTACTACTTCCTCGAGCGTATTTGTGGTCTTGCCCATGGCAGAAACTACAATAACCAAATCGTCTGCACCGGTCTGCTGAAGTACGCGTACTACATTATTAAGCCCTTCAACATCTTTAACCGAAGCGCCGCCAAATTTAAAAACTCTCATGTCAGGCTATTGCGAACTATATAGGATATCTTAAAATCTGCTATATCTTACCTCTATCTTTAAGGAATTTTTTCATTCCTTCTTTATGCATTTGGACGGTGTGCCAGTTCTTCATCACATGGGCACCTGAGGCTTCATAAAAACCTATTGCCCCATGGTTATCATCTACGACAACCCACTCTACCCTTCGCACATCGTGCTCGTAAGCAAAGTTGATCACCTCGCTATAAAGCGCCATACCTATACCTTCTCCACGCTTGCTCTCTTTAACCACAAGATCTTCAAGATGCACGGTTTTTCCCTTCCAGGTAGAAAATCTAAAATACGTAAGTGCGATACCCACGATACCTTCTTCAGCACTATCAGCAACAAAACAGGTAAAATCAGGGTTTTCTCCCGTACCATGCGCGATCAGGTCATCTACCGTAACTTCTACCGCATCTGGTTCATTCTCATGTATGGCAAGCTCATTGACGAGTCTTAAAACTGATGCCATGTCACTGGCTTCTGCCTTTCTAATCGTATAACTCATAATCTGGTTTTTTTGAGAATCAAAGATACGGCTTCACTTTTTACGAAAACGATCTCGCCCTGGCCATTTTTTAAATACATTTACAAAAACACATCTTTTATGTCCAGAAAAAATCAAACCTTAGGTGAATTTATAATTGAGAACCAAAAGGAATTTCAATACACCACCGGCGAACTTTCCCGACTTATAAACTCGATCAGACTGGCCGCAAAAGTGGTGAGCCATGAAGTGCGTAAAGCAGGTTTGGTGGATATCATTGGTGAAACGGGAGAAACGAATATACAGGGGGAAACCCAGCAAAAACTGGATATTCTGGCAAATGATATGTTTATAAAAACACTAACGAACCGGGAGATTGTTTGTGGTATTGCCAGTGAGGAAAACGATGAATTTATACCTATTGAAGACCGTAACGGCAAAAACAAATACGTGGTTCTCATAGATCCACTGGACGGTTCTTCTAATATTGATGTCAATGTTTCCGTGGGAACTATATTTTCCATTTACAGAAGGGTCACCCCACCGGGAACACCGGTACAGCAAGAGGATTTTCTTCAACCAGGTAATCAACAGGTAGCTGCTGGTTATATCATTTATGGCACGTCCACGATGCTGGTTTATACAACAGGGTATGGCGTTAACGGCTTCACTTTAAACCCGGCAATTGGCACCTTTTACATGTCTCATCCAGATATGAAAATCCCCGAAAATGGTAATATTTATTCCGTTAATGAGGGCAATTATGTGCACTTTCCCCAGGGCGTTAAAGATTACATTAAATATTGTCAAAAGGAGGAAGGCGACCGCCCGTACACGAGTAGGTACATAGGATCACTCGTTTCAGACATTCACCGCAATATTTTAAAGGGCGGCATTTATATTTACCCTACAAGCTCCATAAAAGCGCAGGGCAAACTACGCCTACTTTATGAGTGCAACCCCATGGCATTTATCGTTGAGCAGGCGGGCGGCAGCGCAAGTGACGGCCATAAGCGCATTCTCGATATTGAGCCCAGTGAACTTCATGAACGCTGTGCCTTTTTCTGCGGAAGTAAAAATATGATGGAAACTGCGGAAGATTTTATGAAATCCCCCTTAGCAAAATAGGATCAATCTTATTTATTGAGTAGGTATTGGTAATCCTCAAAATCGACCCCACCGCTAAATATTTGAATAGAACGCTTGATTAGTTTCTGGGCGGTTTCTGCATTAAAGCCAAGACCTATGGCATATTTT
It contains:
- a CDS encoding 2-hydroxyacid dehydrogenase, translated to MFTILHIDNNHPLMLDQLKKAGFKNEEDYTSSKEEIEEKIADYQGVVIRSRFKIDKTFLDKATNLKFIARVGAGLESIDEPYAAEKGVLLIAAPEGNRNAVGEQALGMLLSLFNNLNQADAEVREGKWNREANRGLELEGKTVGLIGYGNMGKAFAKKLTGFDCEVLCHDIKDNVGDKNARQVSLQELQEKADVLSLHTPWTPLTDKMIDAKFIHEFTKPFWLINTARGKSVVTTDLVEALKSEKILGAGLDVLEYEKLSFENLFTDTLPEPLQYLVEAKNVLLTPHIAGWTVESKIKLAQTIVDKILANFEVVA
- a CDS encoding acyl-CoA thioesterase → MNAKAFQLKVTVPESAIDGMDHVNNVKYLQWVQDVAEAHWQDNSDAEMLEKYAWVALEHTIKYHAPAFLDDEIIVETWVEKFEGVRSIRRTKIFRPKDDKILATAITQWCLLSMPKGRPMRVPAAFTEIYERANQ
- the fbp gene encoding class 1 fructose-bisphosphatase codes for the protein MSRKNQTLGEFIIENQKEFQYTTGELSRLINSIRLAAKVVSHEVRKAGLVDIIGETGETNIQGETQQKLDILANDMFIKTLTNREIVCGIASEENDEFIPIEDRNGKNKYVVLIDPLDGSSNIDVNVSVGTIFSIYRRVTPPGTPVQQEDFLQPGNQQVAAGYIIYGTSTMLVYTTGYGVNGFTLNPAIGTFYMSHPDMKIPENGNIYSVNEGNYVHFPQGVKDYIKYCQKEEGDRPYTSRYIGSLVSDIHRNILKGGIYIYPTSSIKAQGKLRLLYECNPMAFIVEQAGGSASDGHKRILDIEPSELHERCAFFCGSKNMMETAEDFMKSPLAK
- a CDS encoding cupin domain-containing protein; amino-acid sequence: MKTINFSEKLNKFKERWSPHQIAVVDDMQVLLVKIKDEFVWHMHEDEDELFQVIKGTLIMRFRDSEQIVKQGELIVVPKGVEHCPTTKNGEEVHILLFEKLTTKHTGNVTAELTKTQYPKI
- a CDS encoding GNAT family N-acyltransferase, with amino-acid sequence MGLVTAKEVAHAMKVDKLGFVGTFMGWAMMRILKISKANEVYDRNKHLSDLEFLDAILDEFQVRFEIPEEDLKRLPKDGAYITISNHPLGGIDGILLLKFMVEQRPDFKIMGNFLLHRIEPLKPYVMAVNPFEERKDVKSSIGGFKQALSHLRSGSPLGIFPAGEVSTLKDEELVIDRPWEEAAMKLIKKAELPVVPIYFHGKNSRFFYRLSQLSDTLRTAKLPSELLTQKNRVIKVRIGNPINVKAQQEHENIADFTEFLRRKTYMLARTFEKKSLLSTLPRSLKVSREPQKIAKSVDANWIEKEVNQLRDNNRRLTHSKNFEVFLAPANDIPNILKELGRLREITFRAVGEGTNEPSDLDRYDAHYHHLFLWDQEAKTIAGAYRMGMGSQILPEFGIDGFYTQSLFRFEPELHKMMGESIEMGRAFVIKEYQQKPMPLFLLWKGIIHTTLRYPEHKFLIGGVTISNQFSNFSKSLMIEFMRSHYYDPYIAQYIRPKKEFKVKLKDADKEFVFDEAEADLNKLDKLIEEMETGNLRVPVLIKKYIKQNAKVVAFNVDPLFNDAIDGLMYIRIADLPESTVKPVLEEFQKELEKKMEER
- a CDS encoding cation diffusion facilitator family transporter, translating into MAHGSKIAIYGAIVANILIAISKFIAAFFTGSSAMLAEGIHSVIDTGNGGLLLMGIKRSNREADASHPFGYGKEIYFWSFVVSILIFSLGGGFAIYEGVHSLQSPEPITDPLWNYCVLGAAIVFEGISLIIAIKTFNKSHKTGGLLSNIIKSKDPANFAVIIEDSAAVAGLVIALVGVFLSQQLDNPYIDGSASILIGLLLLGVATFLARETKGLLLGESASPAIIKGIENILRQHKNVKTFQPPKTMHLGPVNILVVIDLDIVEDIPLINAEEEVARIREEVAEVSPRIDLVVIQTSNTIKRKGMTKNQ
- a CDS encoding MutS-related protein; amino-acid sequence: MNLILVTALIVVCVLLCTHLLRKKKLSKRYKAIKEGWGRPKETSYLNMLSIRRYFDRRTVVNNVYQVIDDDTCNDLDFDQVFERMDHTSSKIGQQYLYYKLRVVQPKKDLTRFAALSSIFDENVETRTLFQRELSALNKVKDYKLEELTHLNIPKEPKIAMLLYILSIAAFAALGLSFYYPAFSLVLPFIFVVNMIFHYRNKETIGYYIRGLEVFSKAVPVAQFMARNEDIQPFYTDFDFLRPLVSMRNKTRFLSTESKLFNEFMAVSWIVSECIKILFNIEYIAFHRLADRIVKERNNLNKLFEFMGELDVAISCASVRASNTVTCSPVFSSGNSIFYTELTHPLLTECVPNDLDISNKSMLITGSNMSGKTTFIRAAAINALLAQTLHICFAKRYSTPFFKIYSAIRIADDLLNQKSYYLEEVLRIKTLVASSDDSNPCLFVMDELLKGTNTMERVSAGASIISFLNKEQHFVMVATHDMKLTQLLNPRDFELYHFTESIEDSELSFDHKLKNGPLKTRNAIKILEINGYPNEIIKQAQEIESRLSKVIDF
- a CDS encoding aspartate kinase encodes the protein MRVFKFGGASVKDVEGLNNVVRVLQQTGADDLVIVVSAMGKTTNTLEEVVAHYFSKTNSFTDILEGCQEYHFDIINALVLDKKQSLIDKISGFFAEIHTFFDTNTQQNYDYVYDQLVSYGELLSSTIVHAVLEQHGFEVEWLDIRKLLRTDANFREAKIDWHRTEKVILQEIKEGRTYITQGFLGSNEAGQTTTLGREGSDYTAAIIASCVNAESVTIWKDVAGVLNADPRYFDKTMLLSHISYNEAIELAFYGASVIHPKTLQPIQKKGIPLYVKPFLDPAAPGTCIADSSNVMRLPPCFILKKNEILIRLSSRDFSFMLEEHLGEVFHLMARYRVKIDLLQNSAISFSLCVEDRFNKIEELKEELKNRFKVEIIMGVELYTIRHFTTEAIADIETNKNVLVKQVAGNMAQLVVK
- the mgtE gene encoding magnesium transporter; this translates as MAFEITEELIEQLELLIEAGNDPQILELLHEVHHADIAEILDELNTEEATHLVKLLDSSTTSEALMELDEDLREELLSNLTPEEIAEELDELDSDDAVDFLSELSDEIQQQVIDAIEDEDHARHIIEMLRYDENSAGGLMARELVRVRETWTVAGCVRKMRAQAQNVTRVHSVYVVDRREHLIGRLSLKDLLTAEAKSKISDIYIPNVDAVNVHDTGEEVARLMQKYDLEAVPVINDMGVLLGRITIDDIVDFIRDEADKDYQMAAGISEDVEADDTVWELTRARLPWLVLGLVGSLAAVNIMQSFQGALTVHPELFFFTPLVAAVAGNVGVQSSAIIVQGLANDNVTGSPWLRLIKEISIGLINGLALGILVIGFGVIVGFGWLLSCTVAVAMLSVIIVAALVGTFVPIILHMRGVDPAIATGPFITTSNDIFGILIYFSLAKLILGF
- a CDS encoding GNAT family N-acetyltransferase; this translates as MSYTIRKAEASDMASVLRLVNELAIHENEPDAVEVTVDDLIAHGTGENPDFTCFVADSAEEGIVGIALTYFRFSTWKGKTVHLEDLVVKESKRGEGIGMALYSEVINFAYEHDVRRVEWVVVDDNHGAIGFYEASGAHVMKNWHTVQMHKEGMKKFLKDRGKI